In Aegilops tauschii subsp. strangulata cultivar AL8/78 chromosome 3, Aet v6.0, whole genome shotgun sequence, one genomic interval encodes:
- the LOC109786169 gene encoding uncharacterized protein isoform X2, which translates to MAGAPDPLQPLPPDPVTVRAIRDCYRELGKIKGSVKLEPCDDDVVLDFDHTTMMFQKCTYQVGTLKFTRFIKRGLASSKDWAHNYHFVSALRHPAAMQVENFFHPECVVVSEVNGSFDKWLNTIETPELFTEEGDMCPILRKMVNQLAGLLESIIAEGKCPQELSMKDLYIKLLLPGSIPKLQVLILKVKESSFIAEEQAWASVRDIVTQCFKRHHVKPSQASEDFISCIGILTENTQALLEDHPDQWDNMKKELKWPVEEDGVTTPVLLSDLIRYGEKHARYDKEFPSNYVRLLRNSYKHFKDLPEHIKQKLGGNTDGLIQQVEKWSPRIWHILYVALHMPRK; encoded by the exons ATGGCGGGCGCCCCCGACCCTCTGCAACCTCTGCCGCCGGATCCAGTTACAG TTCGAGCCATTAGGGATTGCTACCGTGAACTGGGGAAAATCAAAGGCAGCGTTAAATTAGAACCCTGTGATGATGACGTGGTCCTTGATTTTGATCACACAACAATGATGTTCCAGAAGTGCACGTACCAAGTTGGTACCTTGAAATTTACAAGATTCATCAAGAGGGGGCTCGCAAGTTCTAAGGATTGGGCTCACAACTACCATTTTGTCAGTGCTTTGCGACATCCGGCTGCAATGCAAGTGGAGAATTTCTTCCACCCAGAGTGTGTAGTCGTTTCTGAAGTGAATGGGTCGTTCGACAAATGGCTGAATACCATAGAAACCCCAGAACTGTTCACTGAGGAAGGCGATATGTGCCCCATCCTAAGAAAAATGGTGAA CCAGCTAGCAGGCCTGCTCGAAAGTATAATTGCCGAGGGAAAGTGCCCTCAAGAACTTTCAATGAAAGACCTGTACATCAAGCTGCTGCTTCCTGGTAGTATACCTAAGCTACAGGTGTTGATACTTAAGG TTAAAGAAAGCAGCTTTATAGCTGAGGAGCAGGCTTGGGCAAGTGTAAGGGATATTGTTACACAGTGCTTTAAACGCCATCATGTCAAACCAAGCCAGGCGAGTGAAGACTTCATCTCGTGTATTGGGATTCTGACAGAAAATACCCAAGCTCTCTTGGAGGACCATCCGGATCAGTGGGACAACATGAAGAAAG AATTGAAGTGGCCCGTGGAAGAAGATGGAGTAACTACTCCAGTGTTGCTGTCGGACTTAATTCGTTATGGAGAGAAACACGCGAGGTACGACAAGGAATTCCCAAGTAACTACGTGAGGCTGTTGAGGAACAGCTACAAGCACTTCAAAGATCTGCCAGAGCATATTAAG CAAAAGCTTGGAGGGAATACAGATGGACTTATTCAACAGGTCGAAAAGTGGTCGCCTCGTATCTGGCACATCTTGTACGTGGCACTTCACATGCCAAGAAAATAG
- the LOC109786168 gene encoding uncharacterized protein, whose amino-acid sequence MLDEKPVQIGQLADDGDGTNKAWTGKKRRRKHLPPSSSDAPATAHDHEGMEDTIQGGQDPISHATDMEGTIQAGQDYDLLLKTEPAQEESEQRFGPQFLLSKEDQAKDCQLLLANIQKEDDYPTDLPLYLTWEEHHKIKARLARYRIAHYKAVRPECAHELKEPQENTDDELHKEVYFQRLEDDEKFEWYIHRADTYNVELNDYQRIVPRNFLPGRSGNLYRYHDEYRSRYHTYKVDDVYVKYYAEISKKIKWIADFLHLDRKTKDWIEWDTRAWRQALRIATGFPHMTEKLAGYAYDEYITELEMDASLKDIDLLYFEIWRLVAKENRTYKEAVKEVYESGEFPIHKAVLHAELNGGHIFVTMQEMIYAVVLEGGIELTDEEKKARGVFRKLSFSMHKPLNMAQYAQKKVEIAKQLKLDNEDGFVPFRPFEF is encoded by the exons ATGTTGGACGAGAAGCCCGTCCAGATTGGCCAACTGGCCGATGATGGAGATGGAACAAACAAGGCGTGGACAGGGAAGAAGAGGCGCCGCAAGCACCTGCCCCCATCATCTTCCGATGCTCCTGCCACTGCCCACGACCATGAAGGCATGGAGGACACCATCCAAGGGGGCCAAGATCCGATTTCTCATGCCACAGACATGGAGGGCACCATCCAAGCGGGCCAAGATTATGATCTGCTGCTGAAAACAGAGCCggcacaagaagaaagcgagcaGCGTTTTGGGCCGCAATTCCTTCTCAGCAAGGAAGACCAGGCCAAGGATTGTCAACTTTTGCTTGCCAATATTCAGAAGGAGGACGATTATCCTACTGACCTGCCACTTTATTTGACATGGGAGGAACACCACAAGATAAAAGCGCGCCTTGCACGCTATCGCATCGCTCATTACAAG GCTGTGAGGCCGGAGTGTGCACATGAGCTTAAGGAACCACAAGAAAACACTGATGATGAACTTCATAAGGAGGTGTACTTTCAGAGGTTAGAGGATGATGAAAAGTTTGAGTGGTACATCCATCGTGCTGACACCTACAATGTTGAGTTGAATGACTACCAACGGATTGTCCCTCGTAATTTC CTGCCTGGTAGAAGTGGAAACCTGTACCGCTATCACGATGAGTACCGCTCACGTTATCATACATATAAAGTTGATGATGTTTATGTCAAGTACTATGCAGAAATTTCAAAGAAAATCAAG TGGATTGCAGATTTTTTGCATCTGGATCGCAAGACTAAGGAT TGGATAGAATGGGATACTAGAGCATGGAGGCAAGCATTGAGGATTGCAACTGGCTTTCCCCATATGACTGAAAAATTAGCTGGTTATGCTTATGAC GAGTACATTACGGAGCTGGAAATGGATGCGTCCCTCAAGGACATAGATCTCCTCTATTTTGAGATCTGGAGGCTTGTCGCTAAAGAAAAT AGAACTTACAAAGAGGCTGTGAAGGAAGTTTATGAGTCTGGCGAGTTCCCTATACACAAAGCAGTACTACATGCTGAACTCAATGGGGGCCATATCTTTGTAACGATGCAAGAAATG ATCTACGCTGTTGTCCTGGAGGGTGGCATTGAACTGACT GACGAAGAGAAGAAAGCTAGGGGTGTGTTTAGGAAGTTATCTTTCAGCATG CATAAACCACTGAACATGGCTCAGTATGCTCAGAAGAAGGTGGAGATAGCAAAACAGTTGAAGCTGGACAATGAG GATGGATTTGTTCCTTTTAGACCCTTTGAGTTCTGA
- the LOC109786169 gene encoding uncharacterized protein isoform X1 — MAGAPDPLQPLPPDPVTVRAIRDCYRELGKIKGSVKLEPCDDDVVLDFDHTTMMFQKCTYQVGTLKFTRFIKRGLASSKDWAHNYHFVSALRHPAAMQVENFFHPECVVVSEVNGSFDKWLNTIETPELFTEEGDMCPILRKMVNQLAGLLESIIAEGKCPQELSMKDLYIKLLLPGSIPKLQVLILKVKESSFIAEEQAWASVRDIVTQCFKRHHVKPSQASEDFISCIGILTENTQALLEDHPDQWDNMKKGAFLMESYSYSQQVSHMVNASELKWPVEEDGVTTPVLLSDLIRYGEKHARYDKEFPSNYVRLLRNSYKHFKDLPEHIKQKLGGNTDGLIQQVEKWSPRIWHILYVALHMPRK, encoded by the exons ATGGCGGGCGCCCCCGACCCTCTGCAACCTCTGCCGCCGGATCCAGTTACAG TTCGAGCCATTAGGGATTGCTACCGTGAACTGGGGAAAATCAAAGGCAGCGTTAAATTAGAACCCTGTGATGATGACGTGGTCCTTGATTTTGATCACACAACAATGATGTTCCAGAAGTGCACGTACCAAGTTGGTACCTTGAAATTTACAAGATTCATCAAGAGGGGGCTCGCAAGTTCTAAGGATTGGGCTCACAACTACCATTTTGTCAGTGCTTTGCGACATCCGGCTGCAATGCAAGTGGAGAATTTCTTCCACCCAGAGTGTGTAGTCGTTTCTGAAGTGAATGGGTCGTTCGACAAATGGCTGAATACCATAGAAACCCCAGAACTGTTCACTGAGGAAGGCGATATGTGCCCCATCCTAAGAAAAATGGTGAA CCAGCTAGCAGGCCTGCTCGAAAGTATAATTGCCGAGGGAAAGTGCCCTCAAGAACTTTCAATGAAAGACCTGTACATCAAGCTGCTGCTTCCTGGTAGTATACCTAAGCTACAGGTGTTGATACTTAAGG TTAAAGAAAGCAGCTTTATAGCTGAGGAGCAGGCTTGGGCAAGTGTAAGGGATATTGTTACACAGTGCTTTAAACGCCATCATGTCAAACCAAGCCAGGCGAGTGAAGACTTCATCTCGTGTATTGGGATTCTGACAGAAAATACCCAAGCTCTCTTGGAGGACCATCCGGATCAGTGGGACAACATGAAGAAAGGTGCGTTCCTCATGGAATCGTACTCGTACTCCCAGCAAGTGTCTCATATGGTCAATGCATCAGAATTGAAGTGGCCCGTGGAAGAAGATGGAGTAACTACTCCAGTGTTGCTGTCGGACTTAATTCGTTATGGAGAGAAACACGCGAGGTACGACAAGGAATTCCCAAGTAACTACGTGAGGCTGTTGAGGAACAGCTACAAGCACTTCAAAGATCTGCCAGAGCATATTAAG CAAAAGCTTGGAGGGAATACAGATGGACTTATTCAACAGGTCGAAAAGTGGTCGCCTCGTATCTGGCACATCTTGTACGTGGCACTTCACATGCCAAGAAAATAG